The window ACATGTTATGTGACAAGTAAATACTCCTTGATCGAGAcgaattttgatatttttaatgTAATTCTTAattttatccataacaatgtaaACCTCCTTTTGaagattaataaattttatggAGTAttgcattaaaaataaaattaaattattgtcGCGTATAATTTATTCGTTACTAATCCATTTTACTAGTAAGATAAGATGAGATGAGACAAAATCAACGGTTTATTAGCAAATGAATCGTCATTTAAGCGTATTCGAAGGTCGCCTTCATAGACTCGCGGAGGCGAATAAATTCTGCAAATCGAGAAATTCTATTTGTTGATTCCCATTCCTTCAACTGGTAATCTAATCTATCGATTATCAGAACACCTGTTCAATTTGTTGCTTCAATTTCGACCAAGTCGTAATCTGCTTTCTATCGTATGTggattttgtttgttttctttgttttCACTGTAGTTTTAGGCGTGGTTTAGATTCGTAGCTTGAAAATACCTAGTTTTGAACTGATTCTCAGTCTGATGTTTTTCCTAGCGAGTGATGTGACTTCGTTTCTTCTTCGACGATTGTGATTAATTTGACGATAATACTAGAAAATGTGGGGGCCTGGTATTTAAGTTTTTTGATCGAGATGGTATTGGCTTCCTGTTTGAGCTTTAAATTGCTTATTCATGCGTTGTTTCTACGATTCGTTTGCAAAATCGTGGTTTCTCTGCGTTTTCATTGCACACAATTTGTTCATAGCACGAATATGTAGGTTGATCCGCGGGAATCTTCCAGCTAGTGTTTCGTGCTGAATAGCGGTTGCATGTCTTGGGGATTGTGTCTTTTTGTTGAGATACTATATGGGGTTGGCCCAAGTTCTCTTGCCCACCATTTCCCATTATGGTGCTTGTGGGTTGTGGCTTCCTAAAAGACATGtgcatttaataatataatatgagAACTTTTCCCACAATCTCTTGTCTGATATCTAGTTTCAACTATTTCTCCACTGTTAGGCCCAGAGAGAGTTTAAAAGATGTGGTGGAAGAGTCTCCTTAACTAACTAGTCACTCTATTTCTCCGCTGTAGGCCTAGTGACATTAGCATTTTTGAGTAAATGTTTGTACATTTGTTCTATTCAATTCTTCCTAAAAATTGACCTTTTGTGATATTTTTACATGTGGTAGGTTTGATTCAAATGGCTGAAACAAAATCAGCTTTGAGGAAGCCAGTTTTCTCCAAGGTGGATCAGCTTCGGCCTGGCACAAACGGACACAATCTTGTAGTAAAAGTTGTCAGTTCCAATACTGTCATGCAAAAGGGCAAGCCAGACAAGCCTCAAGTTGGTCCAGTGCGAATAGCCGAATGTCTGGTGGGAGATGAAACTGGAGTGATTGTGTTTACGGCTAGAAATGATCAAGGTAGATTGCTATATTTTTGTTTCATTGATGTATTGACCATTTTATAATGCATTCCTTTTCTGGAGATATATCTACAATGATGCTGATTTGATACAAAAAAAATAGCTTGAACACTTGTTTTAGAGTTATTATAAAGTCAGGTCTCttttttttcaatatatattaattCTGATACCTGAAAATTATGATTGCTGATGCACCCAGACCAAATGAAATGATAAAATGTCAATAATCTGTAGCTTTCTACACTGTTTATGTGATTGGGGATGGGGATGAATATCAATACTAATCCAGAGTAGGGTGGGTTAGTTATTTTTAGTGTCGTGCATTTTAAAGCTCATTGTTGGAAAGTCCTCTCTCACCAACTCTAGCGCCTCAAAGCCAAATGGTTGTTCCCTTTTATACAAGATTTAGATTATCCTTCTGACACTTGTTATGTGCAGTGAAACTAATGAAGCCAGATGCTACGGTAATTCTACGAAATGCGAAAATTGACATGTTTAAAGGATCAATGAGGCTGGCTGTGGATAAATGGGGACGTTTAGAAATGGCTGAACCGGCAAGCTTCACTGTTAAGGAGGATAACAATCTCTCCCTAGTTGAATATGAATTGGTCAATGTTACCGAGGAGTGACTCTCGAGCTCTCACTTCTGCTTTCAtggaaataaatctcatgcaaGAGACAGAAAATGGGTTTTATGTTAGAAGATTCTCGATGCGATCATTTTGTTGTTTTGAAGTCCTACGCAAGTCGGTGATGAGTATAAATATGATGGCTTTAATATCTTATCTTAAATTATAAATGCGCACGATATGTTGATAATATTTTGTCTCTTTGTTATATATAATGGCCAATTGGATTTTAATTTAACTAAAATATCGACACAACTGAGATTTGAACTAAAAACTAAATAGATCTTGATATCTCGTTTTTACCTCCAAGTCAAAAGATTTCTGGCTCTCTCTTAGTGCTGCTAGCTCCTATTAGAAAAAGATGACCGTCTTTCATTTCATATAATGTTAGAAATGTAAATTTATAGTCGATCTACTTATTCAATAATCCAAAATTGAGACGTCATAGATAATATTGGAATATGGTATGTGgataaaaaaaatagagaatTTAGAAAATAAGTGTGGGTTAGCTTAATTAATAGGTAGATAGGTTGGGCATTGCATCACGAGGATCATGTCTAAGCCAACAAGAAATGATTGTGAAGGAGACATCACGCAAGTTCTTTTGTAGATTCAATTTACTTGCACCTGCCTGGCCTCGTTTGTGTCTCCTCCATGTGGCATGCTCCAATATGCTTCGGTTCTTGGGATGCGATAATAAACGATatgtaatattaaaataataaatagaaAGATACATACAATATAAAAACATCTcaaaatattgtagaatttgaGTCAAATATTAGATATAAAAATATGTTGGAAAAAATCAAACATCTTAAC of the Primulina eburnea isolate SZY01 unplaced genomic scaffold, ASM2296580v1 ctg636_ERROPOS244172, whole genome shotgun sequence genome contains:
- the LOC140821586 gene encoding uncharacterized protein At4g28440-like; the protein is MAETKSALRKPVFSKVDQLRPGTNGHNLVVKVVSSNTVMQKGKPDKPQVGPVRIAECLVGDETGVIVFTARNDQVKLMKPDATVILRNAKIDMFKGSMRLAVDKWGRLEMAEPASFTVKEDNNLSLVEYELVNVTEE